One Methylorubrum extorquens genomic window, CGGCATAGCCAGCATCGGCGAACGCCTTGGTGATGAACGGGAAGGTGCGACGCGACAAACGCAGCACCGGCACCGCTCCGTCGCGATCCTGTACGTCGGCGGGCTGCGGATCGAGGACGAGGGCACGCCCGTCCGTGTCGACCAGAGCTTGGCGCTTACGGCCCTTCACCTTCTTGCCGGCATCGTAGCCGCGCGGCCCGCCGCTCTCGGTGGTCTTGATGCTCTGGCTATCCAGAACCGCCGCCGACGGCGAAGCCTCGCGTCCGACCCGTTCACGGTCAGCCATGACGAGGTGGTGGTTGATCCGGCCGAACAGGCCGTCGTCGCGCCAGCGGCTGAAGTAGCCGTAGGTGGTCGAGCGGGGTGGCAGATCCTTGGGGATCAGCCGCCACGCGATCCCGCCGCGCAGCACGTAGAAGATCGCGTTCAGGATCTCCCGCATCGTCCAGACCGGCGGACGCCCGCACGGTGCAGGCTTGGGCATCAGCGGCTCGACCACAGCCCACTCGGCATCCGTCAGGTCGGTTTCGTAGCGCAGGCCCGAGCGGCTATGCTGCCGCCGGGTAGTCGGGGTCCACATGGCACTTCCAGGTCAGGCTTCAGCACCCTTCTGGAAGCATCGCCATCCCGGCCACTCAACCCCAAACTCAACCCTTATCGGACGGGTTCTGAGAGCGCGGGATCGGCTGTGGCCACGCTGACCGCCGCCGGCTTTGACGGCGGCCGCCTGATGATCCAGCTCGTCGCCGCGCCGAACGCCGCCGCCATCGATCTCGCCGCGCTCGACGCCTGCGCAGCCGCCATCATCCGGTGGGATGCCGATCGCGACTGGATCCTCTCATGCGCCATGACCGACCGCACCGCGCTGGTGATCGTCGCCTTCGACCGGCCTGCCCCCGTGCCGGTGGAGGTTGACCCGACGATGGGATCGCTGCCGGATCGTTCCCCGTGAGCCGCGCCATGGCCGAGGATGCTGGGCGATGGGCGTGGGATGGGCCACTTCAGCAGAGCTTCTCCGCCTTCGTCGAGGAACTTTACCTCACGTACCTGCGCCGCCACTGCGCCTGGGGTTGTCCAGCGCACATCCCGCGCGAGGTGTGGGCCTGGAGGCCCGATCCGTGCCCCGCGCGGATCGGTGTGGCCGCGGCACGAGTCTTCGAGGAGCAGGTTGAGGCCGCCGCGTGCGCGATCCCGCCCGAGCGCAAGCGGGGCGGGGTGACCTACGCGGACGAGGTCCGGCACCTGTACGACGTACTCGCAGCAAACCTGGCCCGCGCGGCCCACGCGCCCACGGATTTCAAGCCCTGCTCCACGTTCGCACTGGAGCGGGTCGAGGGGATCTGGGAGATCGGCTTGATGAAGTCGCACACCGATGCGGCGGATCGTGCGCCCGCGATGGAGCCACCCGCGGTCCGGTCCGCGCCCGCCCGGCCGACCAGCCGGCGCGAGGCCCTCGGCTTCGCCGCCCTCCTGCCCGGCGCGCTTCTCGCCCGATCCCGCCCTGCCATCGCAGCGTCGGGAGAGCCGGCCAGTGCAGTCGCCAGGCCGGATACAGTGGCTCAAGTGGCCGGCGCCCTGCGGGATCTCGAGGGTCTCCCGTGGCGGGGCCGATACCCGCTGCGGCGCGTGCCGGGAGAGGACGCGTGGGAGTATTATGTGCCCAACCGCAATGCCGAGGCCCGCTTGCGCGAACTCGGTATCGGACCGTTCACAACCGCCGGTGCTCTCGTCCGCCGACTGGCCGGGACATTAACGGTCGCGGACGATCGGTTCGTACGCGAGGCGTGCGCCCGGGAGGACATCGCCCAAGCGGACCATGCCGATCACATCCGCTACCACGCCGCAACGGCGGATCAGCTGATTGCACGGCTGCAACGGTACGCCGCAACGGGGACGCACTGGGCTGGTTTCCACGCGGGCGCGGACTGGACTTGGAACGCCCTGGTGTCCTGCGCGTGCTTCGATCTGCTCAACTTCGCGAAATCGCTGGGTCAGCGCGAGGAATGCATCCGCCAAGCCGGCGATCCGCTTACATTCACGGCTGAGTTGCAGGTCGCGCTCGATCCGTTCCTGTTCCGCCGGTACGTGTCCGGCTCGGGCCTGATCGGCCCGACGCTGTGTGCGTGGCACGTGCCACACGCGGGCGAGCAGATCCCGGCATCCTCAGAGGTAACCTACGTCTGCCTGCTCGACGAATGGCCCGGCTCCCCGTCATGAGCCATCGCGATCAGCCAAGCATCCCGCGAGGGGGCGTGACCCCAAGACCGGTTCACGGGGTTGCGCCCGCCCCTTCGGGCTACGTCCGGTTCTGTCGTGTGGTGGGTCGATCATGTGCACTGCCCGGGGCGAACGGGTTACGATGTCACCCCGGATAGACCAGCAAGGATGACATGACTGATCGCTTGTTCGACGGGACCTCCGTACAAGGCCTGAACCTCATCACATTTCTCGATTGGGCGCGCAGCTCAAACGACGTCCTGCGCGCTAATCCCGGCGGCGGTGCGGCGGATGAAGGACCCCACGAGTCCCTTCAACGCTTCGGCCTCCTCGCCCTGCCGCCGGTCCAGCGCAGCGCGGTCTGGCGCCCCAAACAGGTGGTCGACCTCTGGGATTCGCTGTTGCGCGGCTTGCCGATCGGCAGCTTCTTCCTGATGGCCCGCGGCGCGGACGGCGTCGCGCACGGCCGGGACTTCGGCAGCGACGGCCGGATCGCGTCGATCGCGCGGGCGGGCTTCGACCTGTTCGACGGGCAGCAGCGGACGCGGGCCATGCTGCTCGGCGTCTGCGGCCCCGACCTCGACCACCGCTGCCTCTGGGTGGACCTGGCGCAGGGGGCCAAGCACAGGCTCCATCTGACCTCGGCGAGCCAGCCGTTCGGGTACGATCCGTCGTCCGGGCAGAAGCTCTCGCGTTCGGATCGGGCGAAGGCGAGAGCCGAGTTCGATGGAGTCGCCGCTCTCACGGTCGCGCGCGGCGGGGCCGGCGAGACCCGCGCCGCCTACGATCACGAGATCTTCGATATCCTCCTCGCCGAACCGGACGGCCAGCGGGATCTCCCCCGGCCCTACAAGGCATCCGGCTGCACCTATCGCCTCGATGAGCTGCTCGCCGCCTGGCGCGCCGCCCACGTCTCGACCGGCGCGGGCGCGGACGGGCTCGCGCAGCTCATCGCGGCGCGGGCACTGGGCGAGGACACCCGGCCGGTGCTGGCCGAACTCGCCACCGCGTTCGCGCGCGTCGCGGACGGTGAAGTCGCGCTGATGCAGATCGATCCGCGCCGCTTCGCCGGCGGCGGGGAGGCCGCCCACGAGAGCCTGCTGATGCTCTTCGATCGGATCGGAGCCGGCGGGACGCCGCTGACGAACGACGAGCGGCTGTTCTCCATCCTCAAGCACTACGATCCGCGCGTGCACAACGCGGTGCTCGAGATCCACACGGCGGTCGGACGGGTCATGGCCCCGACGAAGATCGTCGTCACGGCCCTGCGCATCGCGAACGCGCTGAGTTCCGCTGGCGCGACCGGCCTGCCGGACGTCGCCGGGTTCGCCCGCACGATGAGCGAACGGGCTCCACAGACGGCGCCGTTTCGGGATGCGCTGTCGCAGCTGATCCCGACGGACGGCGAGGCGGCGCGGTCGGCCGACTCGGCGCTTCTGACCCGGGCGTTCCGCGTGGCGTGCACGCTGCTCGAATACGCGCCTGCCTCCGACGCGGCCGCCGCCGGATCGAATCCGAACGGCCTGCCGCGGGCCGCCCTCGTCGAATTGCCGACGGAGCTGTGGCAGGTCGTCCTGTTCTGGGTGGTGCGCGGGCTGCGCGCCGGGTGGACCGTCGCGGATCTCGGCGCGGCGCGCGCGGAGTTGCTCCGCTTCGCACTGTTCTGGCGCCTGTGCGTCTACAACGACGGGCGAGCAGCCGCTTGGTCGCTCAAGGTGCTGCAGGAGCACCAGCAGATCTGCGCGTTTCCCGGCCGGAATCTCTACCGGCTGTGCGTCGGCGACGTCAACGGGGAGCGCTGCGCGAACCGCCTGCTCCCCACTGACGTGATGACACGCTTTCTCGTCGCGGACCCGCCGGTACCGGCCTGGCGCTCGGCGCAGGAGCGCTTCGCACGCGATGAGGCGCCCGTCGGCTACGAGGCGCTCGCCTCAGCCTGGTGGTGGTCCGCACGTAAGCTGCTGCCGTGGCTGCAACGCGACTACGTGGCGTCCGCGTTCCCGCACTACGATCCGCTCTCGGACAGAGACGACGATCTCCCCTACGATCTCGACCACCTGTGCCCTCAGGCCGATTGGGGCGCGCACTGGGCCGGGCTGAGCGGCCGGATTGAGGCCTCGGCGGGCATCGCGAGGGCGATGTGGGGATGGCGCAGCCTCCTCGGCAACGGCATCGGCAACCTGCGGATCGTCGACGCCTCGGTGAACCGGGGCGATGGCGACACCCCGCTGCCCGCCAAGGTGCCGGGCCTCTCCGCCTCCCAACTCACGGCGGAGGCTGCGGCCGCCATGGCGGCGATGGCGCTGGATCCGGCTGAGTACGCGCTGTGGCTCGCCGCGTCGACGCCCGATGACCGATGGGACGAGGCACGTCTCGCCGCGTTCCAAAGCGCCGTCGAGCGGCGGTCCGCTGAGCTGTATCGCCGGTACTTCGAGGATCTCGAGTTCGCCACCTGGCTGCAAGAGGACGAAGTAGAGCAAAACGCCGCTTGCGAACACGAAGCCTGACGCACGGACGTCGGCTATCGGCGAAATCCTGGCGCGGCCCATGGCAAGCGCTCGAGGTCACAGCGGTGATCATGCCGCGCGGCGGGGGGAAAGTGTCCTTCCTCACGCCGCGTCATCGTCCGTACGGCGGCGCGTCGGCGTTCTCGCAGAGTGACCAGCCGTCCCGTATGAGAGCATTGACGCTGTCGTAGGTGCTGATCTCACCGGACCGCTCGTCCACAAGACGCATCCGACCGTTCAGGTTGTCCTCGGCTGACAGTGTGCCGACCTGACCGGATGCATGTCGGAAGGCGAGCGCGCCGCCGCCGTCGATGTCGAAAGCCATGATGGCGGCGGCGGTTCTCCAGAGATCGGCGTTCTCGCTCACGTCGAGCGGACTCAGCCCTACTTGCCCGTCGCTCTCGCTCATGGCCCGCCGTGCTCCCTGGCAGCCCGCTCGCGCTCCTGTTCAAGATCGAGGCACCCGAACCCGCGGCCC contains:
- a CDS encoding IS5-like element ISMex40 family transposase, with the translated sequence MWTPTTRRQHSRSGLRYETDLTDAEWAVVEPLMPKPAPCGRPPVWTMREILNAIFYVLRGGIAWRLIPKDLPPRSTTYGYFSRWRDDGLFGRINHHLVMADRERVGREASPSAAVLDSQSIKTTESGGPRGYDAGKKVKGRKRQALVDTDGRALVLDPQPADVQDRDGAVPVLRLSRRTFPFITKAFADAGYAGDRPATATSITVAIVRKPPGQVGFAVHPRRWVVERFFAWISRNRRLWKDPEATLASAQAFLYAAAAMILVRRLGRAS
- a CDS encoding DUF262 domain-containing protein codes for the protein MTDRLFDGTSVQGLNLITFLDWARSSNDVLRANPGGGAADEGPHESLQRFGLLALPPVQRSAVWRPKQVVDLWDSLLRGLPIGSFFLMARGADGVAHGRDFGSDGRIASIARAGFDLFDGQQRTRAMLLGVCGPDLDHRCLWVDLAQGAKHRLHLTSASQPFGYDPSSGQKLSRSDRAKARAEFDGVAALTVARGGAGETRAAYDHEIFDILLAEPDGQRDLPRPYKASGCTYRLDELLAAWRAAHVSTGAGADGLAQLIAARALGEDTRPVLAELATAFARVADGEVALMQIDPRRFAGGGEAAHESLLMLFDRIGAGGTPLTNDERLFSILKHYDPRVHNAVLEIHTAVGRVMAPTKIVVTALRIANALSSAGATGLPDVAGFARTMSERAPQTAPFRDALSQLIPTDGEAARSADSALLTRAFRVACTLLEYAPASDAAAAGSNPNGLPRAALVELPTELWQVVLFWVVRGLRAGWTVADLGAARAELLRFALFWRLCVYNDGRAAAWSLKVLQEHQQICAFPGRNLYRLCVGDVNGERCANRLLPTDVMTRFLVADPPVPAWRSAQERFARDEAPVGYEALASAWWWSARKLLPWLQRDYVASAFPHYDPLSDRDDDLPYDLDHLCPQADWGAHWAGLSGRIEASAGIARAMWGWRSLLGNGIGNLRIVDASVNRGDGDTPLPAKVPGLSASQLTAEAAAAMAAMALDPAEYALWLAASTPDDRWDEARLAAFQSAVERRSAELYRRYFEDLEFATWLQEDEVEQNAACEHEA